A region from the Capra hircus breed San Clemente chromosome X unlocalized genomic scaffold, ASM170441v1, whole genome shotgun sequence genome encodes:
- the TEX13B gene encoding LOW QUALITY PROTEIN: testis-expressed sequence 13B protein (The sequence of the model RefSeq protein was modified relative to this genomic sequence to represent the inferred CDS: inserted 1 base in 1 codon), with product MWGEASGEEEIHGVGEGRGTDSFIPTEPAKPQRHSVVMALKSEDVSSGFRHGKVMAFINERMSRHAKGPEFYLENLSLSWEKVEDKLRAILEDRLVPSQAKEACAWSSLALGVRFAYKQSQLHRHRVQWLHDFAGLHRSAAQALASDLTXARAQHEVERKEAAFRLQLTQASLAEVQKERDLLKWKIFKAVRLPSPAPRPPAAPAR from the exons ATGTGGGGGGAAGCAAGCGGAGAAGAGGAGAttcatggggtgggggaggggagggggactgATTCATTCATCCCCACAGAGCCAGCCAAGCCCCAAAGGCACTCAGTCGTCATGGCCTTGAAATCTGAGGACGTCAGTAGTGGGTTCCGGCATGGCAAAGTGATGGCTTTCATCAACGAGAGGATGTCCAGGCACGCGAAAGGCCCTGAGTTCTACCTTGAGAATCTTTCTCTGTCCTGGGAGAAGGTGGAAGACAAGCTCAGGGCCATCCTGGAGGACCGCCTGGTGCCCAGCCAGGCCAAAGAGGCCTGTGCCTGGAGCAGCCTGGCCCTGGGCGTGCGCTTCGCCTACAAGCAGAGCCAGTTACACAGGCACAGGGTGCAGTGGCTGCACGACTTCGCCGGACTGCACAGGTCGGCAGCTCAGGCGTTGGCCTCAGACCTGA TTGCTCGCGCACAGCATGAGGTGGAACGCAAGGAGGCGGCCTTCCGGCTGCAGCTGACCCAGGCCAGCCTAGCGGAAGTGCAGAAAGAGCGGGACCTCCTGAAGTGGAAGATCTTCAAGGCCGTGAGATTACCGTCGCCTGCCCCGcgcccccccgccgccccggcgcgc